One part of the Aspergillus luchuensis IFO 4308 DNA, chromosome 5, nearly complete sequence genome encodes these proteins:
- the MAP2 gene encoding methionine aminopeptidase 2 (COG:O;~EggNog:ENOG410PI4B;~InterPro:IPR036388,IPR000994,IPR036390,IPR002468, IPR036005,IPR001714,IPR018349;~MEROPS:MER0001728;~PFAM:PF00557;~go_function: GO:0070006 - metalloaminopeptidase activity [Evidence IEA];~go_process: GO:0006508 - proteolysis [Evidence IEA]), whose translation MAAQASEKLQKLDLNGQSGDAKADAPAAGQAQAGEAEDDSDDDEVEDGNAAGEGAASGAAKKKKKRKSKKKKKGGAKVQSSPPRVPLSTLFAGKEYPEGEIVEYQNENSYRTTNEEKRYLDRMKNDFLQEYRQAAEVHRQVRQYAQKTIKPGQTLTEIAEGIEESVRALTGHQGLEEGDNLKGGMGFPCGLSINHCAAHYTPNAGNKMVLQQGDVMKVDFGAHINGRIVDSAFTVAFDPVYDPLLAAVKDATNTGIREAGIDVRMSDIGAAVQEAMESYEVEINGTMYPVKCIRNLNGHNIDQHIIHGGKSVPIVKGGDQTKMEEGEVFAIETFGSTGKGYVREDMETSHYALIPDHSQVPLRLSSAKNLLNVINKNFGTLPFCRRYLDRLGQDKYLLGLNNLVSSGIVQDYPPLCDIKGSYTAQYEHTIVLRPNVKEVISRGDDY comes from the exons ATGGCTGCCCAGGCTAGCgagaagctgcagaagcTCGACC TCAACGGTCAAAGCGGCGACGCGAAGGCGGACGCCCCTGCCGCTGGTCAAGCACAAGCCGGAGAGGCGGAGGACGactccgacgatgatgaagtagAGGATGGAAATGCTGCCGGCGAGGGTGCAGCCAGCGGAG CcgccaagaaaaagaagaagcgcaagtccaagaagaagaagaagggaggcgCCAAGGTCCAGTCCTCTCCTCCGCGCGTTCCCCTGTCGACTCTGTTCGCCGGCAAGGAATATCCCGAGGGTGAGATCGTCGAGTACCAGAATGAGAATTCGTACCGCACCACCAACGAGGAGAAGCGCTACCTCGACCGCATGAAGAATGACTTCCTGCAGGAGTACCGACAGGCCGCTGAGGTGCACCGTCAGGTTCGTCAGTATGCGCAGAAGACCATCAAGCCCGGTCAGACCCTCACGGAGATTGCGGAGGGCATTGAAGAATCCGTCCGTGCCTTGACTGGTCACCAGGGTCTTGAGGAAGGTGATAACCTCAAGGGTGGTATGGGTTTCCCCTGTGGTCTCAGTATTAACCACTGCGCTGCCCACTACACCCCCAACGCTGGCAACAAGATGGTGTTGCAGCAGGGTGATGTCATGAAGGTCGATTTCGGTGCCCACATCAACGGCCGTATCGTCGACAGTGCTTTCACCGTGGCCTTTGACCCGGTGTATGACCCTCTCTTGGCCGCCGTTAAGGATGCTACCAACACTGGTATCCGC GAAGCGGGTATCGACGTCCGCATGAGCGACATCGGTGCCGCCGTCCAGGAAGCCATGGAGAGTTACGAAGTTGAAATCAACGGGACCATGTATCCCGTCAAGTGTATCCGGAACCTCAACGGTCACAACATTGACCAGCACATCATCCACGGTGGCAAGAGTGTTCCCATTGTCAAGGGTGGCGACCAGaccaagatggaggagggtgaagtgTTTGCCATTGAGACCTTCGGTAGTACCGGAAAGGGTTACGTGAGAGAGGAT ATGGAAACCTCTCACTACGCTCTGATCCCTGATCACAGTCAGGTTCCTCTGCGTCTCTCTTCGGCGAAGAACTTGTTGAACGTCATCAACAAGAACTTCGGTACTCTTCCCTTCTGTCGCCGTTACCTTGACCGGTTGGGCCAGGATAAGTACCTCCTTGGG TTGAACAACCTGGTCTCGTCCGGAATTGTCCAGGACTACCCGCCTCTTTGCGATATCAAGGGCTCCTACACTGCCCAGTATGAACAT ACGATTGTCCTTCGACCCAATGTAAAGGAAGTCATCAGTCGCGGCGACGACTACTAG
- a CDS encoding uncharacterized protein (COG:O;~EggNog:ENOG410PK3K;~InterPro:IPR015940,IPR009060,IPR013087,IPR029071;~go_function: GO:0005515 - protein binding [Evidence IEA]) produces MASSDLDQLIEMGFDKERSEIAVKKGNGIQGALEWLEANQDKSLEEIKEEESEEGPALQPGEEARSLVCNECGKKFRSHAQAEFHASKSQHVDFSESTEELAPLTEDQKKARLEELRQKLAEKRAGQSEQDKIDKKRNEEIRRKATKDSQDVKEELQRKQALKEAEQKKKEKLADIEAKKRVKARIEADKEERRLRAERERAERAGVAPPAQPAPAPAATTSGPVASKPASAYTETRLRFQTSKGNIMKTLPVTTTLFEVAAALQREDGIEVHSFAQNFPRKVFDAEYFGESLKDLGLIPSASLVVQ; encoded by the exons ATGGCCTCCTCCGATCTGGACCAGCTCATTGAGATGGGCTTTGACAAGGAAAGATCGGAAATTGCAGTGAAGAAGGGCAACGGCA TTCAAGGTGCTCTCGAATGGCTGGAAGCAAACCAGGATAAGTCACTGGAGGAAAttaaagaagaggagagcgaggaggGCCCTGCACTTCAGCCGGGAGAGGAAGCTCGCAGCTTGGTGTGCAACGAGTGTGGCAAGAAGTTCCGGAGCCATGCACAGGCCGAGTTTCACGCGTCTAAGTCCCAACACGTTGACTTCTCCGAATCGACCGAAGAGCTTGCTCCTTTGACTGAAGACCAAAAGAAGGCAAGGCTCGAGGAGCTTAGACAGAAACTAGCGGAAAAGCGGGCGGGGCAGTCAGAGCAGGACAAGATtgacaagaagaggaatgag GAAATCCGCAGGAAGGCTACCAAGGATTCCCAGGACGTTAAAGAAGAACTCCAGCGAAAGCAAGCGCTGAAAGAAGCtgaacagaagaagaaggagaagctaGCAGACATCGAGGCCAAGAAACGCGTCAAGGCTAGAATTGAAGCTGACAAGGAAGAGCGGCGCCTGCGGGCTGAACGAGAGAGGGCTGAACGTGCCGGTGTAGCACCCCCTGCTCAGCCTGCACCAGCCCCGGCGGCCACCACGTCTGGTCCCGTTGCCTCGAAGCCCGCTTCGGCCTACACGGAAACCCGCTTGAGATTCCAGACATCGAAGGGAAATATCATGAAGACTCTCCCAGTGACTACCACGCTCTTTGAGGTCGCAGCAGCTCTGCAGCGGGAGGACGGAATAGAAGTACACAGCTTTGCGCAGAACTTTCCCCGGAAGGTCTTCGATGCGGAGTATTTCGGCGAGTCCCTGAAGGACCTGGGCCTGATCCCTAGCGCAAGTCTTGTTGTCCAGTGA
- a CDS encoding ANP1/MMN9/VAN1 family protein (CAZy:GT62;~COG:S;~EggNog:ENOG410PJK0;~InterPro:IPR029044;~PFAM:PF03452;~TransMembrane:1 (o20-46i)): MLLPKGGVTWKSAKARLPPWRAVLFLVTRTRFLVSLAITGLVVLLWRGISKSASEMQSFYCYGPSKSPMEMSINEMVEWTAHTQTPVVFNHHAAYEVNSSSIKTVDLNPIKSTSQAISNSERVLILTPLRDASEHLVNYFDLLYKLTYPHNLIDLAFLVGDCSDDTMAVLTAELSRIQDQVDEKIAFRSATIVQKDFGADVEMNVEDRHSFAAQGPRRKAIGRARNYLLYSALKPDHSWVYWRDVDIFDSPDSIIEDFIAHDRDILVPNIWFHRYRDGVDVEGRFDYNSWIESDKGRRLRQTLDPDTVLAEGYKEYDTGRTYLVGMGDWRKNKDEEVELDGIGGVNILVKADVHRTGINFPAYAFENQAETEGFARMAKRAGYQVYGLPNYVVWHIDTDEKPGNLGGRKAY; this comes from the exons ATGTTGCTCCCCAAGGGTGGTGTAACGTGGAAGTCTGCCAAAGCACGGCTGCCTCCATGGCGGGCTGTTCTGTTCCTGGTCACACGGACCCGTTTTCTGGTCTCATTGGCCATCACTGGTCTTGTAGTCCTACTATGGCGTGGCATTAGCAAGTCAGCGTCGGAGATGCAGAG CTTCTACTGCTATGGCCCTTCAAAATCGCCGATGGAGATGAGCATCAACGAAATGGTCGAGTGGACCGCGCACACACAGACCCCTGTCGTCTTCAACCATCACGCTGCCTACGAAGTGAACTCCTCGAGCATCAAGACCGTCGACCTCAACCCCATCAAGTCTACCTCCCAGGCCATCTCGAATTCTGAGCGGGtgctcatcctcaccccTCTGAGAGACGCATCCGAACATCTGGTCAACTACTTCGATCTCCTCTACAAGCTGACGTACCCTCACAACCTCATTGACCTGGCCTTCCTCGTTGGTGATTGCAGTGACGACACCATGGCTGTTCTTACCGCCGAGCTGTCCCGGATCCAGGACcaggtggatgagaagattgCTTTCCGTAGCGCGACAATTGTGCAGAAGGACTTTGGGGCTGATGTCGAGATGAACGTCGAGGACAGGCACTCTTTTGCTGCTCAAGGCCCGCGCCGCAAGGCTATCGGTCGCGCCCGCAACTACCTGCTCTACTCGGCTCTCAAACCTGATCACTCTTGGGTCTACTGGAGAGATGTTGACATCTTCGACAGCCCTGATAGCATCATTGAAGATTTCATTGCTCACGACAGGGATATTCTGGTTCCAA ACATCTGGTTCCATCGCTACcgggatggtgttgatgtcgaAGGTCGAT TTGACTACAATTCGTGGATCGAATCGGACAAGGGACGCCGGCTTCGGCAGACTCTCGACCCGGATACTGTTCTGGCTGAAGGCTACAAGGAGTACGACACTGGTCGCACTTACCTGGTTGGCATGGGTGACTGGAGAAAGAacaaggatgaggaagttgagCTCGACGGTATTGGCGGTGTCAACATCCTCGTGAAGGCTGATGTACACCGGACTGGCATCAACTTCCCGGCCTACGCTTTCGAGAACCAGGCTGAAACCGAGGGGTTCGCCCGCATGGCCAAGCGTGCTGGATACCAGGTGTACGGTCTTCCGAACTATGTCGTCTGGCACATTGACACGGATGAGAAGCCTGGCAACCTCGGAGGCCGCAAGGCATACTAG
- the RAD52 gene encoding RAD52 DNA repair protein RADC (BUSCO:EOG09261PJZ;~COG:L;~EggNog:ENOG410PHXY;~InterPro:IPR042525,IPR007232,IPR041247,IPR004585;~PFAM:PF04098;~go_component: GO:0005634 - nucleus [Evidence IEA];~go_process: GO:0000724 - double-strand break repair via homologous recombination [Evidence IEA];~go_process: GO:0000730 - DNA recombinase assembly [Evidence IEA];~go_process: GO:0006281 - DNA repair [Evidence IEA];~go_process: GO:0006310 - DNA recombination [Evidence IEA];~go_process: GO:0045002 - double-strand break repair via single-strand annealing [Evidence IEA]), which translates to MPAVGDQHRGNPASIMMPNSTGAITTNPFEEPQRRINEYTAQEIATLQARLDKKLGPEYISSRPGAAGQRVHYLSADKCINLANEVFGFNGWSSSIQNIQIDFVEESPNTGKISLGLSVIVRVTLKDGTYHEDIGYGHIENCKGKAAAFEKAKKEGTTDALKRALRNFGNVLGNCVYDKDYVSKVTKVKTVPAKWDVDELHRHPDFVPRKEPVKPKPSPEDDDLPPRPTDVGKNSSLDDSMAFDGDGEFGSDLFDEADFGVGGSGNPDEVVLGPETQKQPPTPLNGPNVPRQPFNNNARAPMRPNPAMVTPSKPERPFNPAPGARQNPAPQPFNSRLNPPAAQNQPAPQRQSMPPQAPQQNLPNNRMVPPAQAAAAASNTSGAVPIKREFGAPTTNEPPKPQDTLPGTPSASFFSARAVDLLRDNPNGIPSGAPVFDPHAESPSIRKTAGIDHNKSLPVSRPMLAGTGAASPATNNTRDFVNPSQDMNRRIGAPGMNSPMSRPMTTSSYRPLTRPNINAPGAAAAANRASTPGLAPQNMNGKRPPLSDVTNASNPSGGSGPAPPVGVENDPKRPKITPGGAAAPAPPQQPQQQQ; encoded by the exons atGCCCGC TGTTGGCGACCAGCACCGAGGGAATCCAGCGTCCATCATGATGCCCAACTCCACTGGAGCGATCACCACGAATCCATTCGAAGAGCCACAGCGACGAATTAACGAGTACACTGCCCAGGAAATCGCGACTTTGCAAGCTCGTCTCGATAAGAAGCTCGGTCCCGAATACATCTCTTCCAGGCCTGGGGCTGCCGGCCAGAGAGTACACTACCTGTCGGCCGATAAATGCATCAACCTAGCAAACGAAGTTTTCGGGTTCAATGGCTGGTCAAGCTCAATTCAGAATATTCAGATCGATTTCGTCGAGGAGAGCCCGAATACTGGGAAGATCAGCCTGGGTCTATCTGTCATTGTGAGGGTGACTCTGAAAGACGGCACATATCACGAG GATATCGGTTACGGTCACATCGAAAACTGTAAAGGAAAGGCTGCTGCTTTCGAGAAGGCTAAGAAAGAGGGGACAACCGATGCTCTAAAGCGGGCTCTGAGGAACTTCGGCAATGTCCTGGGCAACTGTGTCTACGATAAGGACTATGTCTCGAAGGTCACCAAAGTAAAGACTGTACCG GCTAAATGGGATGTCGACGAATTGCACCGTCACCCAGACTTCGTTCCCAGGAAAGAGCCCGTAAAACCAAAGCCCAGTCCCGAGGACGATGATCTGCCACCTCGGCCAACGGACGTTGGCAAAAACAGTAGCCTCGACGACTCAATGGCATTTGATGGTGACGGGGAGTTCGGAA GTGACCTATTCGATGAAGCCGACTTTGGGGTAGGCGGATCTGGCAACCCAGACGAGGTAGTACTAGGACCAGAAACACAGAAGCAACCACCGACGCCTCTGAACGGGCCCAACGTACCTCGACAGCCATTCAATAACAACGCTCGTGCACCAATGAGGCCCAACCCAGCCATGGTAACGCCATCCAAGCCAGAACGACCCTTCAACCCAGCACCCGGTGCCAGACAAAATCCCGCTCCTCAGCCCTTTAACAGCAGACTCAACCCTCCCGCAGCCCAAAATCAGCCCGCACCTCAACGACAATCCATGCCTCCTCAAGCTCCCCAGCAAaacctccccaacaaccgGATGGTCCCACCAGCACAAGCAGCCGCTGCCGCATCAAACACAAGTGGTGCCGTGCCCATCAAACGTGAATTCGGggcacccaccaccaacgaaccccccaaaccccaagACACACTTCCCGGCACGCCCTCCGCATCATTCTTCTCAGCTCGCGCAGTCGACCTCCTCCGCGATAACCCTAACGGGATCCCATCCGGAGCCCCAGTCTTCGACCCCCACGCGGAGAGTCCCTCCATCCGCAAGACCGCAGGAATCGACCACAACAAGAGCCTTCCAGTCTCCAGACCCATGCTCGCCGGAACCGGTGCCGCCTCCCCAGCAACAAACAACACCCGGGACTTCGTCAACCCCTCCCAAGATATGAACCGCAGGATCGGTGCCCCGGGCATGAACAGCCCCATGAGCAGACCTATGACCACATCATCTTACCGGCCCTTGACACGGCCCAACATTAATGCGCCAGGCGCAGCTGCGGCCGCCAATCGTGCATCTACACCGGGTCTTGCACCGCAGAACATGAACGGAAAACGACCCCCCTTGTCTGATGTGACGAATGCCTCGAACCCTAGTGGCGGCAGCGGGCCTGCTCCACCGGTAGGCGTTGAGAACGACCCGAAACGACCTAAGATTACCcccggtggtgctgctgcgccAGCGCCGCCGCaacagccgcagcagcagcagtga
- a CDS encoding sphingolipid delta(4)-desaturase family protein (COG:I;~EggNog:ENOG410PFG5;~InterPro:IPR013866,IPR011388,IPR005804;~PFAM:PF00487,PF08557;~TransMembrane:3 (o83-102i148-168o188-213i);~go_component: GO:0016021 - integral component of membrane [Evidence IEA];~go_function: GO:0042284 - sphingolipid delta-4 desaturase activity [Evidence IEA];~go_process: GO:0006629 - lipid metabolic process [Evidence IEA];~go_process: GO:0030148 - sphingolipid biosynthetic process [Evidence IEA]) has protein sequence MSSSVVEATADASPHLRVSASKGQAAQATPDKTEPSTRIDPPETSAVDDHFFWTYTEEPHRSRRQAIIKAHPEVTKLCGPEPLTKYVVLGVVSLQVLCAYLLRNTSMLDWKFLATAYVIGATSNQNLFLAIHEISHNLAFRSAMANRLLAIFANIPIGLPYSAAFRPYHLTHHKSLGVAGLDTDLPTAVEAFLLDSILGKAFFCTFQILFYAVRPMFIYSPPFTSIHVLNLITQLTFDYALTKFCGGSLQPLFYLLLSSFLAGSLHPCAGHFIAEHYFFSQVGHGTESIQEQKNNQKKSHPLDSLPPPETYSYYGPLNFFTYNVGLHNEHHDFPAIPWTRLYELHRIASEFYEPLPCHHSWVWVIWTFILDKNVGMWCRVKRAQGGRVVGGGGGRAGESISASSAGPEGESGDGWKESEIQN, from the exons ATGTCTTCGTCCGTCGTCGAAGCCACCGCGGATGCTTCACCGCATCTCCGCGTGTCCGCATCCAAGGGCCAGGCTGCGCAAGCTACTCCCGATAAAACAGAGCCTTCAACCAGAATCGACCCTCCAGAAACCTCCGCTGTCGATGATCACTTCTTTTGGACATACACAGAGGAGCCGCATCGCTCCAGGCGACAAGCCATCATCAAAGCGCACCCGGAG GTCACCAAGCTCTGCGGACCAGAGCCCTTGACCAAATATGTCGTTCTGGGCGTCGTCTCTCTCCAGGTCCTCTGCGCCTACCTACTCCGCAACACCTCCATGCTCGACTGGAAATTTCTCGCAACTGCATATGTGATCGGAGCCACCTCGAACCagaacctcttcctcgccatccacGAGATCTCCCACAACCTCGCCTTCCGGTCTGCCATGGCCAACCGTCTGCTGGCCATCTTCGCCAACATCCCAATCGGTTTGCCCTACAGTGCTGCGTTCCGG CCCTACCATCTCACCCACCACAAGTCCCTCGGCGTCGCCGGCCTAGACACCGACCTTCCCACCGCCGTCGAAGCCTTCCTCCTTGACTCCATCCTCGGAAAggccttcttctgcaccTTCCAGATCCTCTTCTACGCCGTCCGCCCCATGTTCATCTACAGCCCTCCATTCACCTCCATCCACGTCCTGAACCTGATCACCCAGCTCACCTTCGACTACGCCCTGACCAAGTTCTGCGGCGGCTCCCTCCAACCACTCTTCTACCTCCTCCTGAGCTCCTTCCTCGCCGGCTCTCTCCACCCCTGCGCCGGCCACTTCATCGCAGAGcactacttcttctcccaagtTGGCCACGGCACCGAATCCATCCAAGAGCAAAAGAATAACCAAAAGAAGTCTCACCCTCTAGACTCTCTTCCCCCACCGGAAACCTACTCCTACTACGGCcccctcaacttcttcaccTACAACGTGGGCCTACATAACGAGCACCACGACTTCCCCGCTATCCCCTGGACAAGACTGTACGAGCTCCACCGCATCGCTAGCGAATTCTATGAACCCCTCCCCTGCCATCACAGCTGGGTGTGGGTGATCTGGACGTTCATTCTGGATAAGAACGTCGGCATGTGGTGTCGGGTTAAGCGTGCACAGGGCGGTCGTGTCGTCGGTGGTGGGGGCGGACGCGCAGGTGAAAGCATCTCGGCTTCGTCGGCTGGTCCGGAGGGGGAATCGGGAGATGGGTGGAAGGAGAGTGAGATTCAGAATTGA
- a CDS encoding uncharacterized protein (COG:S;~EggNog:ENOG410PSN8;~InterPro:IPR011008,IPR005545;~PFAM:PF03795): MPAKNEFLCILPDKPGMMAKRLEVRPQHLEGVKPLVEAGSVVAGGAMLDKHPAEGESMSFQGSMMMVLAETKEEAEALLRNDIYTKSGVWDMDKAQIIPFKSAVRLAL; the protein is encoded by the exons ATGCCTGCCAAGAACGAATTTCTCTGCATCCTCCCGGACAAGCCGGGCATGATGGCCAAGCGACTGGAAGTTCGCCC TCAACACCTGGAAGGAGTCAAGCCCCTCGTCGAAGCCGGCTCTGTGGTTGCGGGAG GCGCAATGCTCGACAAGCACCCCGCAGAAGGCGAATCCATGTCCTTCCAAGgaagcatgatgatggttttggCGGAGACCAAGGAGGAAGCCGAGGCGCTCCTCAGGAATGATATCTACACGAAGAGTGGAGTGTGGGACATGGACAAGGCGCAGATTATTCCG TTCAAGTCTGCCGTTCGGTTGGCATTGTAG
- the SCS2 gene encoding putative integral ER membrane protein Scs2 (COG:U;~EggNog:ENOG410PNHZ;~InterPro:IPR013783,IPR016763,IPR000535,IPR008962;~PFAM:PF00635;~TransMembrane:1 (o265-284i);~go_component: GO:0005789 - endoplasmic reticulum membrane [Evidence IEA]), whose protein sequence is MSIILEPPELGFKRPFDREVCQILHLKNDNAEPVVFKVKTTAPKHYCVRPNSGRIDPGKNVDVQVLLQAMKEEPADDAKCKDKFLVQTVAVTRDMEFANVTSIFEKSSKASLQERKIRVNWLPADDSSAAEQVTETNGTMPEEEPPAYTSPNANFQTPAAAVAKSANDTSPIPPPDFSDKPKREVSTPQAITESPATSTKSAMMGGAASSSDDLKAQLSEANAQILALKEKLADQGLRQRKIGGETEKAPAPLVQQQPQSAEAGVPVQMVAGLCLLSFLIAYFFF, encoded by the exons ATGTCTATTATTCTCGAGCCCCCCGAGTTGGGATTCAAGC GCCCCTTCGATCGTGAGGTGTGCCAGATCTTGCATTTGAAGAATGATAACGCTGAGCCCGTGGTCTTCAAG GTCAAAACGACTGCCCCTAAACA TTATTGTGTTCGTCCGAACTCGGGCCGGATAGACCCTGGAAAGAATGTCGACGTTCAAG TCCTTCTCCAGGCCATGAAGGAAGAACCTGCAGATGATGCCAAGTGCAAGGACAAGTTCCTAGTCCAGACTGTTGCCGTCACTCGCGATATGGAGTTCGCCAATGTTACTTCGATT TTCGAGAAATCTTCCAAGGCTTCGCTTCAAGAACGCAAGATCCGTGTGAACTGGCTGCCTGCAGATGATTCCTCAGCTGCCGAACAAGTCACCGAAACGAATGGC ACTATGCCGGAAGAAGAACCCCCAGCCTACACCTCTCCTAATGCGAACTTCCAGAcacctgctgcagcagtTGCTAAAAGCGCTAACGACACGTCACCGATCCCACCGCCAGATTTCAGCGATAAGCCCAAGCGGGAAGTGTCGACCCCACAAGCGATTACTGAGAGCCCAGCCACGTCTACAAAGTCGGCCATGATGGGCGGGGCAGCAAGTTCAAGCGATGACCTGAAAGCCCAATTGTCCGAGGCTAATGCTCAGATTTTGgcgctgaaggagaagttggCAGATCAGGGCCTGAGGCAGCGGAAGATCGGAGGTGAAACCGAAAAGGCGCCGGCGCCATTGGTGCAGCAACAGCCGCAATCTGCCGAGGCAGGCGTGCCAGTGCAGATGGTCGCTGGCTTGTGCCTCCTCAGCTTCCTGATCgcatacttcttcttttaa
- a CDS encoding 4-hydroxyphenylpyruvate dioxygenase family protein (COG:E;~EggNog:ENOG410PW8E;~InterPro:IPR037523,IPR041735,IPR041736,IPR029068, IPR004360,IPR005956;~PFAM:PF00903;~go_function: GO:0003868 - 4-hydroxyphenylpyruvate dioxygenase activity [Evidence IEA];~go_function: GO:0016701 - oxidoreductase activity, acting on single donors with incorporation of molecular oxygen [Evidence IEA];~go_process: GO:0009072 - aromatic amino acid family metabolic process [Evidence IEA];~go_process: GO:0055114 - oxidation-reduction process [Evidence IEA]), which translates to MPSNESQSQTGNNAILRNINPNYTGFDHIRWYVGNARQAATYFVAQFGFRIVACRGPETGSHLSCSYVVTNGNARFVLTAPITSPNNTWDKRASGADRQQLDEIHAHLTKHGDGVKDIAFAVDDVTGVWEHAFQHGAISIQEPQLLKDDSGEVRSATIQTYGDTAHTLINRSAYQGIFLPGYQAVSGQDRLNDLLPEIDVIEIDHCVGNHGWNGLDSIVKYYEDALNFHRYWTVDDKEMCSEYSAMRSIVMASPNEIIKMPMNEPATGLKKSQIEEFVDYYNGPGCQHIALLTPNILQAVTNLTTRGVSFLSVPDTYYANIRTRLASANITLAEDINLLQKYNILIDFDEGGYLLQIFTKHVVDRPTVFLEIIQREGFDGFGAGNFRSLFEAFEREQEGRGNL; encoded by the exons ATGCCGTCCAACGAGAGTCAATCACAGACAGGCAATAATGCCATACTTCGCAACATCAATCCCAACTACACGGGCTTCGACCACATTAGATGGTATGTCGGAAATGCCCGTCAAGCAGCGACCTACTTCGTCGCCCAATTTGGCTTCCGCATCGTTGCCTGCCGCGGACCAGAAACTGGCTCCCACCTAAGCTGTTCGTACGTTGTCACCAACGGAAACGCCCGATTCGTTCTCACGGCTCCCATCACCTCTCCCAACAACACCTGGGACAAGCGGGCCTCAGGAGCAGACCGTCAGCAGTTGGATGAGATCCATGCACACCTCACCAAGCACGGCGATGGCGTCAAAGACATCGCTTTCGCCGTCGACGATGTCACTGGCGTTTGGGAACACGCCTTCCAACACGgtgccatctccatccaggAGCCACAACTCCTCAAAGATGACAGCGGCGAGGTCCGTTCCGCCACGATCCAGACCTACGGCGACACAGCACATACGCTGATCAACAGATCCGCGTATCAAGGGATCTTCCTCCCCGGATACCAAGCCGTATCCGGCCAGGATCGACTGAACGATCTACTTCCCGAGATTGACGTGATCGAAATCGACCATTGCGTGGGCAATCATGGCTGGAATGGCCTAGACAGCATCGTGAAGTA ctACGAAGACGCCCTAAACTTCCACCGCTACTGGACCGTCGACGACAAAGAAATGTGCTCCGAATACTCCGCAATGCGCTCCATAGTTATGGCCTCCCCCAACGAAATCATAAAAATGCCCATGAACGAGCCCGCCACCGGTCTCAAAAAGTCCCAAATAGAGGA ATTCGTAGACTACTACAACGGCCCCGGCTGCCAACAcatcgccctcctcaccccgAACATCCTACAAGCCGTAACGAACCTCACCACCCGCGGCGtatccttcctctccgtcccaGACACCTACTACGCCAACATACGCACGCGCCTCGCATCCGCGAACATAACTCTAGCCGAAGACATCAACCTGCttcagaaatataatatattgattgatttcgATGAGGGTGGGTATCTGCTGCAGATTTTCACGAAGCATGTGGTGGATCGCCCGACGGTGTTTTTGGAGATTATTCAGAGAGAAGGGTTTGATGGCTTTGGGGCGGGGAATTTTAGGAGTTTGTTTGAGGCGTTTGAGAGGGagcaggaggggagggggaatttGTAG